One Desulfovibrionales bacterium genomic region harbors:
- a CDS encoding type 1 glutamine amidotransferase, with the protein MELKGKKVIILVEEMFNDQEFWYPYYRLKEAGVEVVVVGSGSAKEYTGKSGTQTRVDADADKISSSEFDGILIPGGYAPDHMRRYPAMVRLVKDVYKAGNVVAAICHAGWMLASAGILKGRTVTSFFAIKDDLIHAGANWVDQEVVVDGKLITSRKPDDLPAFMKAILHALT; encoded by the coding sequence ATGGAACTAAAAGGAAAGAAGGTCATCATCCTCGTGGAGGAGATGTTCAACGATCAGGAGTTCTGGTATCCCTATTACCGGCTTAAGGAGGCTGGAGTTGAAGTGGTGGTAGTTGGATCCGGCAGCGCCAAAGAATACACCGGAAAATCAGGAACGCAGACCAGGGTAGATGCTGATGCGGACAAGATTTCATCTTCAGAATTTGACGGCATCCTCATCCCCGGCGGATACGCGCCGGATCATATGCGCCGTTATCCAGCCATGGTCAGGTTGGTGAAGGACGTCTATAAAGCAGGAAACGTTGTAGCAGCCATCTGCCATGCCGGCTGGATGCTCGCTTCCGCTGGCATACTTAAGGGCCGCACTGTGACCTCATTTTTTGCCATTAAGGACGATCTCATTCATGCCGGCGCCAACTGGGTAGATCAAGAGGTAGTTGTGGATGGAAAACTGATCACCAGCCGGAAGCCGGACGATCTCCCGGCCTTTATGAAGGCCATTCTCCATGCCTTAACGTAG
- a CDS encoding PAS domain S-box protein, translating to MKAEDKAKERLIDELLELRRQIARLEAAQTGHKETEEALRKSEERYRRITRAVTDYIFTVRIEDGRPVETIHSPASVAVTGYTPEEYASNPYLWFRMVHEEDRSAVQDQATQVLLGQDTQPIEHRIWRKDGILRWVKNTLVPHYDAQGRLLSYDGLVSDITERKQAEEALRKSEALLRNTFEAIPDLLTVHDRDLRIVLSNWHGHEFVPMEQRDKRPHCYRAYVHRDTPCEPCHALEVFKTGKPKTVEFFNPEPGVGFLEINVYPVFDDRGNVVMVTEYVRNITEHKRAEEEKKKLEAQLQRAQKMEAIGTLAGGIAHDFNNLLMSIQGNVSLMLLDMDPEQPHYERLKRTEEQVQSGARLAKQLLGYARKGRYEVRPTSLNQLIEETAETFAMTRKGITVYKELAEGLFDIEIDQGQIEQVLLNLFINAADAMPKGGKLMLRTRNTTHEGIKNMVYDARPGNYVLLTVTDTGTGMDKETQARIFEPFFTTKEMGRGTGLGLASVYGIIKAHAGYINVESEKGHGTIFSIYLPASEKKAQRTVKTVEQCVKGTGTILMVDDEDALREVGQELLTAMGYRVLVARDGKEAVEVYRKNWHNIDLVLLDMIMPNMGGGEAYDCMQEINPDIKVLLSSGYSVAGEAGEILKRGCHGFIQKPFKASELSRKIEEILQM from the coding sequence ATGAAAGCTGAAGATAAGGCAAAAGAACGGCTGATAGATGAGTTGTTGGAATTGCGCCGGCAAATCGCTCGACTGGAGGCAGCACAGACCGGGCACAAGGAGACGGAAGAGGCGCTGCGGAAAAGCGAGGAGAGATATCGGCGCATCACCAGGGCAGTAACGGATTACATCTTCACAGTCCGTATCGAGGATGGGCGCCCGGTAGAGACCATTCATAGTCCTGCCTCTGTCGCTGTGACCGGCTATACCCCTGAGGAGTATGCTTCCAACCCCTACTTATGGTTTCGCATGGTACATGAAGAAGATCGCTCCGCCGTTCAGGATCAGGCCACACAAGTCCTTTTAGGGCAAGATACTCAGCCCATTGAGCACCGCATCTGGCGAAAGGATGGCATCCTCCGTTGGGTAAAAAACACGCTCGTTCCCCATTACGACGCACAGGGCAGGCTCTTATCCTACGATGGCCTGGTCAGCGATATCACCGAGCGTAAGCAGGCCGAGGAAGCTCTCCGCAAATCAGAAGCGCTCTTGCGTAATACCTTTGAGGCCATCCCCGACCTCCTGACCGTTCATGACAGAGATCTCCGCATTGTCTTAAGTAATTGGCATGGGCATGAATTCGTGCCCATGGAACAGCGCGATAAACGGCCGCATTGCTACCGGGCTTACGTGCACCGCGACACCCCCTGCGAGCCTTGCCACGCACTCGAAGTGTTTAAAACCGGCAAACCCAAGACGGTAGAATTCTTTAACCCGGAACCCGGGGTTGGATTTCTGGAAATCAACGTTTATCCTGTATTTGATGACCGTGGGAATGTCGTTATGGTAACAGAGTATGTCCGCAATATCACTGAGCACAAGCGGGCGGAGGAGGAAAAGAAGAAACTGGAAGCCCAGCTCCAGCGTGCCCAAAAGATGGAGGCCATCGGCACCCTGGCCGGAGGAATCGCCCATGATTTTAACAACCTGCTCATGAGCATCCAGGGCAATGTTTCTTTGATGCTTTTAGATATGGATCCCGAGCAGCCCCATTATGAAAGGCTGAAAAGGACTGAAGAGCAGGTGCAAAGTGGGGCGAGGCTGGCCAAACAGCTTCTCGGCTACGCCAGAAAGGGACGATATGAAGTCAGGCCAACCAGTTTAAACCAACTGATAGAAGAGACTGCGGAGACCTTTGCTATGACAAGAAAGGGAATCACTGTTTATAAAGAGCTTGCCGAGGGCTTATTTGATATAGAGATAGACCAGGGACAAATAGAGCAGGTCCTGTTGAATCTGTTTATCAATGCTGCTGATGCCATGCCTAAAGGTGGAAAGCTTATGTTAAGAACCAGAAATACGACCCACGAGGGTATAAAGAACATGGTATATGATGCCCGGCCAGGGAATTATGTCCTGTTAACAGTGACTGATACCGGCACGGGCATGGACAAAGAGACACAGGCACGCATCTTTGAGCCATTCTTTACCACCAAGGAGATGGGCCGGGGCACTGGTCTTGGCCTGGCCTCAGTCTATGGTATCATAAAAGCCCATGCAGGATATATCAACGTTGAGTCTGAAAAGGGGCATGGAACTATTTTCAGTATTTATCTGCCTGCATCAGAAAAAAAGGCCCAGAGGACGGTAAAAACGGTCGAACAATGCGTCAAAGGAACCGGAACCATCCTTATGGTGGACGATGAAGACGCGCTCCGGGAAGTAGGCCAGGAATTGTTAACGGCCATGGGCTATAGGGTACTGGTAGCCAGGGATGGAAAAGAGGCTGTCGAGGTGTATAGAAAAAATTGGCATAACATAGATCTGGTTCTTTTAGACATGATTATGCCCAACATGGGTGGTGGTGAGGCCTATGACTGCATGCAGGAGATCAATCCGGATATAAAAGTCTTGCTTTCCAGTGGTTATAGTGTTGCTGGCGAAGCCGGTGAGATATTAAAACGAGGATGCCACGGTTTTATTCAAAAGCCCTTCAAGGCCTCGGAACTCTCCAGAAAAATAGAGGAAATCCTCCAGATGTAG
- a CDS encoding NUDIX domain-containing protein, with product MGAEELLEIVDRHGNTIDIAPRSVIHGNPSLIHKVVHVLVFNERGELLLQKRSANKDVAPGKWDTSVGGHVAPAESLLVAARREMQEEIGIITDKISPLYSYVLSNSYETELVYSYVCIHNGPFSFDREEIDEIRFWDIPEIKKVIGQKILSDNFEFEINRCLSFYPHISSTPAGGPMPDIFRGTPFPQSR from the coding sequence ATGGGCGCGGAAGAACTCTTAGAGATAGTCGACAGACATGGCAATACCATAGACATTGCCCCCCGCTCTGTAATTCACGGGAATCCCTCATTGATACACAAGGTAGTCCACGTGCTGGTCTTTAACGAACGCGGCGAACTCCTCCTGCAAAAACGCTCCGCCAATAAAGACGTGGCCCCCGGGAAATGGGATACCTCCGTCGGCGGCCACGTAGCGCCGGCCGAGAGTTTGCTCGTAGCGGCCCGGCGGGAGATGCAGGAAGAAATCGGTATTATTACCGATAAAATAAGCCCCCTTTATTCCTACGTCCTTTCAAATTCCTATGAGACAGAGTTGGTCTATTCCTATGTGTGTATCCATAATGGGCCGTTTTCGTTTGACAGGGAAGAGATAGACGAAATCCGGTTCTGGGATATCCCGGAGATAAAAAAGGTAATCGGACAAAAAATCCTGAGTGATAACTTCGAGTTCGAAATAAACAGATGCCTTTCATTTTACCCTCATATTTCCTCTACTCCGGCTGGCGGGCCGATGCCGGACATCTTCAGGGGCACGCCTTTCCCGCAATCCAGATAG
- a CDS encoding ATP-binding protein translates to MSNPFCLYTLLPDAPFCNREREIKDLSSFAGSGTNVVLYSPRRYGKTSLVKKIQYKLKRQGAITVFADFFGVTSIDDIAARLAKATFSVTHKNRSLWKTALQTIKSFRPVLKPDPQSGVSLSVEPASAGTRGIELLSETMESLGQFIEAGGKLVHIALDEFQEIVELKEALQIEATMRTHIQHHKGSYFFIGSRRRVLLGIFNERQRPFFQSAINYELELLPVDELTSFVKEQFESGGLKKCTAETARKIAVSVSCHPYYVQKLGHFIFELSGETVTADDITAAMARVLLSEKPVFEAILQGLSLQQKLVLRTIAVEPTATPLAHAYIARHRLGSTGGVQHSLRQLTLLDVIEKEKEWRVVDPVFAMFLKMQGEDYLQ, encoded by the coding sequence ATGTCAAATCCGTTTTGTCTATACACTCTTCTGCCCGACGCCCCTTTTTGCAACAGAGAGCGGGAGATCAAAGACCTCTCGTCTTTTGCTGGGTCTGGAACTAATGTTGTTCTCTATTCTCCTCGCCGTTATGGAAAGACCTCTTTGGTGAAAAAAATACAATACAAATTAAAAAGGCAAGGCGCCATTACGGTGTTTGCGGATTTTTTTGGAGTTACTTCAATTGATGATATCGCCGCTCGCCTGGCCAAGGCAACCTTTTCCGTAACTCACAAAAACCGCTCCCTTTGGAAAACGGCGCTGCAAACCATAAAGTCATTTCGTCCCGTGCTCAAGCCTGATCCGCAAAGCGGCGTATCTCTTAGTGTGGAGCCGGCATCCGCCGGCACGCGGGGGATAGAACTCCTCAGCGAAACCATGGAATCGTTGGGGCAGTTTATTGAGGCCGGTGGTAAGCTGGTTCATATCGCTCTTGACGAGTTTCAGGAAATTGTCGAGCTGAAAGAGGCTTTGCAGATAGAAGCGACCATGCGAACCCATATTCAGCATCACAAGGGTTCCTATTTCTTCATCGGAAGCCGGCGCCGCGTTCTACTCGGGATATTCAACGAACGGCAGCGTCCTTTTTTCCAAAGCGCAATCAATTACGAACTGGAGCTTCTTCCCGTCGATGAGCTTACTTCCTTTGTAAAGGAGCAGTTTGAATCCGGCGGTCTGAAAAAATGTACGGCTGAAACAGCGCGCAAAATTGCCGTAAGCGTTTCCTGCCACCCCTATTATGTGCAAAAGCTTGGCCATTTTATTTTTGAACTATCGGGGGAAACAGTAACCGCAGACGACATTACAGCGGCGATGGCCAGAGTCCTTCTATCAGAAAAGCCGGTTTTCGAGGCCATACTCCAGGGTCTGTCCCTGCAACAAAAACTCGTTTTACGTACAATTGCTGTAGAACCCACCGCCACACCGCTGGCGCATGCCTATATTGCGAGGCATCGATTGGGATCGACCGGAGGGGTGCAACACTCGCTAAGGCAGCTAACGTTATTGGACGTAATCGAAAAAGAAAAGGAATGGCGGGTTGTAGATCCGGTTTTTGCCATGTTTCTAAAGATGCAGGGTGAGGATTATTTGCAGTAG
- the fusA gene encoding elongation factor G produces the protein MAGEGRLKKIRNIGIIAHIDAGKTTVTERILFYTGRIHKMGEVHNGQAVMDWMPEEQERGITITSAVTTCHWLGHEIHIIDTPGHVDFTIEVERSLRVLDGAIGVFCAVSGVEPQSETVWHQADKYKVPKIAFINKMDRIGANFSGAVEMMRERLGVRPALLQLPIGAEDSFRGIIDIIDQKSLYWDEGTQGAVIRHEEIPPDYREEALKQRNQLLETLSEIDDVILEKYLDDSEITRDDILRAVRQGTVSLKIVPVLCGSALRNKGIQSLLDAIVQFLPSPLDIKAITGVNPKTGETEERPGRDDALLAALAFKIMMEQGRKRTYVRVYSGVLREGAEVYNATKQIKQRVARILNIHANKTERLDEARAGSIVGVMGLKDASTGDTLCDPDHPILLENIDTYEPVISVAVEPRTRVDQEKVSEALNKLADEDPTFRVRVDDDTGQTIIAGMGELHLEVLVHRILREFGVPVNVGKPQVVYRETIEHEATATEKFDREIGGSRQTADITIKVSPRPRGAGNIVENGLPADKIPPQFVPAIVSSLNESLEGGVIQGYPLLDVGVILLDASYIENSSTELAYRAAASVALKRACSAASPVLLEPIMRVEVTTPEEFMGEVIGDLNSRGGKIEAITPKGRVQVIKVVVPLSSMFGYSTALRSVTQGRATFSMHFSRYDRVGKEKRTP, from the coding sequence GTGGCCGGCGAGGGGAGGCTCAAAAAAATACGCAATATCGGCATCATTGCCCATATTGATGCCGGCAAGACAACGGTTACCGAGCGCATCCTCTTTTACACGGGCCGCATCCATAAGATGGGCGAGGTACATAATGGTCAGGCCGTGATGGACTGGATGCCCGAAGAACAAGAACGGGGTATCACCATCACCTCGGCCGTGACTACCTGTCATTGGCTGGGGCACGAGATACATATTATCGACACACCCGGACATGTCGATTTCACTATCGAGGTAGAACGTTCCTTGCGCGTATTGGACGGGGCCATCGGTGTTTTTTGTGCCGTCAGCGGCGTCGAGCCCCAGTCTGAGACGGTATGGCATCAGGCAGATAAATATAAAGTCCCCAAGATTGCCTTCATCAATAAGATGGACCGCATTGGCGCTAATTTCTCCGGCGCCGTGGAGATGATGCGGGAGCGGCTGGGAGTGAGGCCCGCATTACTCCAGTTACCGATAGGAGCGGAAGACAGTTTTCGCGGGATAATAGATATTATCGACCAAAAATCCCTCTACTGGGATGAGGGCACACAAGGCGCCGTCATCCGCCATGAAGAAATCCCCCCTGATTATCGGGAAGAGGCATTAAAGCAGCGCAACCAGCTCTTAGAAACCTTGTCCGAAATAGACGACGTCATCCTGGAAAAGTACCTGGATGATTCGGAAATAACCAGAGATGATATCCTTCGCGCGGTGCGTCAGGGGACCGTCTCCCTCAAAATCGTGCCCGTTTTGTGCGGCTCTGCCCTGAGAAATAAAGGGATACAATCTCTGCTGGATGCCATCGTGCAGTTTCTCCCCAGTCCTCTGGACATAAAGGCCATCACCGGGGTTAATCCGAAAACCGGTGAGACAGAGGAGCGACCCGGCCGCGACGACGCCCTCCTGGCGGCGCTGGCCTTCAAAATTATGATGGAGCAGGGACGAAAAAGGACCTACGTGCGCGTCTATTCCGGTGTGTTACGCGAAGGCGCCGAGGTTTATAATGCTACCAAGCAGATAAAACAAAGGGTAGCCCGCATACTGAACATCCATGCCAATAAGACAGAACGCCTGGATGAGGCGCGGGCGGGTAGTATTGTCGGAGTTATGGGCCTTAAGGATGCCTCTACAGGCGATACCTTATGCGATCCGGATCATCCCATTCTCCTCGAAAACATAGATACCTATGAGCCGGTCATATCTGTGGCCGTGGAGCCCAGAACGAGAGTCGATCAAGAAAAGGTGTCGGAGGCCTTGAATAAATTGGCGGATGAAGACCCCACATTTCGGGTGCGGGTTGACGATGACACCGGCCAGACCATTATAGCGGGCATGGGAGAGCTGCACTTAGAGGTATTGGTACACCGCATCCTGCGGGAATTTGGTGTGCCGGTAAACGTGGGCAAACCCCAGGTAGTCTATCGGGAGACCATCGAACATGAAGCCACGGCAACGGAGAAGTTTGACCGGGAGATAGGCGGAAGCCGCCAGACAGCAGACATAACCATAAAAGTCTCGCCGCGTCCCCGCGGCGCCGGCAACATCGTAGAAAATGGGCTTCCTGCGGATAAGATACCGCCGCAATTTGTACCGGCCATTGTGTCCAGTTTGAATGAATCCCTGGAAGGCGGCGTTATACAGGGTTATCCTCTATTGGATGTCGGTGTGATCTTACTTGATGCCTCTTATATCGAAAACAGTTCCACCGAACTGGCCTACCGGGCCGCGGCCTCCGTCGCCCTAAAAAGGGCTTGTAGCGCTGCCTCGCCGGTCCTGCTGGAGCCAATCATGCGGGTGGAGGTAACCACCCCGGAAGAGTTTATGGGAGAAGTCATCGGCGACCTGAATTCGCGCGGCGGCAAAATAGAGGCCATCACGCCCAAGGGGCGGGTACAGGTGATAAAGGTGGTTGTGCCCCTTTCCAGCATGTTCGGGTACTCGACGGCCTTACGCTCCGTTACGCAGGGACGGGCTACATTTAGCATGCACTTCTCCCGTTATGACCGGGTGGGTAAGGAGAAAAGGACGCCCTGA
- a CDS encoding M48 family metalloprotease, which produces MRIITILTVVVLILESLMWPAAANAGVFNAAGFSPDEERALGKKFLLMVEAQLPLISDPDVVSYVERVGRKILAQAGPQFFDYKFYVIRDEALNAFAAPSGLVFVHSGMLEAMDNESELAGILAHEVAHVVARHIARRIERTQKLSLITMVGVLAGVFLGGGGKGAEAVASGALAATSALSLKYSREDEEEADRMGFKWVQSAGYDVRGMISTFKKIRRYRFLGSPTIPSYMTTHPALEERIGYLEDLILTRPTPVVKGDTAELRRCQVYLSLAMQSPARLREKWEAELKKSPEDSYCYYGIALTYQAEKQYGQANSYLDRAASLGVSGSVLQGERGINAFAEGRLSEALVLLKQSVEDDPARARFRLYLARTYKELGQVEEAVRSLERIVQDFPDYAESYYHLGLIYGGRKENGPAQYNLGMYYKLTGEHQSAVTHLKQALQDKTLSPGNRKEIQGILEDMKDVPQ; this is translated from the coding sequence TTGCGCATTATTACCATACTCACAGTCGTAGTATTGATCTTGGAATCGCTTATGTGGCCGGCCGCAGCCAACGCCGGGGTTTTTAATGCAGCCGGCTTCTCTCCTGACGAAGAGAGGGCCTTGGGGAAAAAATTTCTGCTGATGGTAGAAGCGCAGCTGCCGTTAATCTCCGACCCGGACGTGGTATCTTACGTAGAAAGAGTGGGACGAAAGATATTGGCGCAGGCCGGGCCGCAGTTCTTTGATTATAAGTTTTATGTCATCCGCGATGAGGCCTTAAATGCCTTTGCCGCGCCTTCGGGCCTGGTCTTTGTCCACAGCGGTATGCTGGAGGCCATGGATAACGAGAGTGAGTTGGCCGGTATCCTGGCCCATGAAGTCGCCCACGTAGTAGCCCGGCACATCGCCCGCCGGATAGAGCGCACGCAGAAATTAAGCCTTATCACCATGGTCGGAGTCCTGGCTGGAGTCTTTTTAGGGGGCGGCGGCAAGGGGGCCGAGGCCGTGGCCAGCGGTGCATTGGCTGCGACTAGCGCCCTTTCCCTGAAATACAGCCGCGAAGATGAGGAAGAGGCAGACCGCATGGGCTTCAAGTGGGTTCAGAGTGCGGGTTACGACGTGCGGGGTATGATAAGCACCTTTAAAAAGATCCGGCGTTATCGCTTTCTGGGTTCCCCCACCATTCCATCTTACATGACCACCCATCCGGCCCTGGAAGAACGCATCGGTTATCTGGAAGACCTTATTTTGACCCGACCGACTCCTGTGGTAAAAGGAGATACGGCAGAACTCCGCCGCTGTCAGGTGTACCTCTCCCTGGCTATGCAAAGCCCGGCCCGGCTTCGGGAAAAATGGGAGGCTGAACTCAAGAAAAGTCCTGAAGATTCCTATTGCTACTACGGCATAGCCCTTACTTACCAGGCTGAAAAGCAATACGGACAGGCCAACAGCTACCTCGACCGGGCCGCTTCTCTGGGAGTCTCCGGATCTGTCCTGCAAGGCGAAAGAGGCATCAACGCCTTTGCTGAGGGCAGGCTATCGGAGGCTCTGGTCCTCCTTAAACAATCCGTGGAAGATGATCCGGCCAGGGCCCGATTCCGGCTATATCTGGCCAGGACATATAAAGAGCTGGGGCAGGTCGAAGAGGCCGTGCGCAGCCTGGAAAGGATCGTGCAGGACTTCCCGGATTATGCGGAGTCTTATTATCATCTCGGCCTCATCTATGGAGGGCGAAAGGAAAACGGCCCGGCCCAGTATAATCTGGGGATGTACTACAAATTGACAGGCGAACACCAGAGCGCCGTAACCCACCTGAAACAGGCCCTGCAGGACAAGACCCTATCTCCAGGAAATAGAAAAGAGATCCAGGGAATCCTGGAGGACATGAAGGACGTGCCTCAATAA
- a CDS encoding FIST N-terminal domain-containing protein, giving the protein MKVGVGYCNEEDASLSGRTVAENAIKNGDIHRPEFVFAFCHGQLNHDEFFRGLQSVVGDKVPIIGGSAIGIITNDCLSYEGCPAGAAVFQSETLQYRVAAVGDLDKDERLAGIKLGKELSGEPEGKLLFVLYDSIKIPATDEAPPLLNASSPLIEGIEQGLPSSVPILGAGVVGDYALSSPTRQFCGSYVGKQHVAGIMLTGDFKPYFRIMHGCTPLDGVYHRITKIEGPVIYEIDGKPIVEMIDELYGNQDWRRQHPVNLLTIGVNHGRRFEEPKEGNYVNRLITGALPNGEGIGIFEPDLEPGTEIQFMLRDTAKMIESAKRNSAELMEQIKAGGRESLFGMYIDCAGRTATYSNTTTEEASVVQEVFNQYNTPLLGFYSGVEVAPLLQKSRGLDWTGVLIVLAKE; this is encoded by the coding sequence ATGAAGGTTGGTGTGGGATACTGCAACGAAGAAGACGCCAGTTTGTCGGGTAGGACAGTAGCGGAAAATGCAATAAAAAATGGCGACATCCATAGACCTGAGTTTGTGTTTGCCTTTTGCCATGGACAGCTTAATCATGATGAATTTTTTAGAGGGCTACAATCCGTTGTGGGGGATAAGGTCCCAATAATCGGCGGTTCGGCTATTGGTATAATCACTAATGATTGTCTGTCGTACGAGGGTTGTCCTGCAGGTGCTGCGGTATTCCAGTCAGAAACACTCCAATACAGGGTTGCTGCAGTAGGTGATCTTGATAAGGATGAAAGACTGGCCGGAATAAAATTAGGAAAAGAATTATCCGGCGAACCAGAAGGCAAGCTTTTATTTGTCTTATATGATTCGATAAAAATTCCTGCAACAGATGAGGCCCCGCCGCTTCTAAACGCCTCATCGCCCTTAATTGAAGGAATAGAACAAGGCCTCCCGTCAAGTGTGCCTATTCTAGGTGCTGGTGTGGTAGGAGATTATGCCCTTAGTAGTCCTACAAGACAGTTTTGCGGGAGTTATGTCGGTAAACAACATGTTGCAGGGATTATGCTAACCGGAGATTTCAAGCCCTATTTTCGAATTATGCATGGTTGTACCCCATTGGATGGCGTCTATCATCGAATTACAAAAATAGAAGGTCCGGTCATTTACGAAATTGACGGCAAGCCCATTGTGGAGATGATTGATGAGTTATATGGTAATCAGGATTGGCGACGTCAGCACCCTGTCAATCTTTTAACAATAGGTGTAAACCATGGAAGAAGGTTCGAGGAGCCTAAAGAAGGTAACTATGTCAATAGGCTGATTACCGGCGCTTTGCCGAATGGAGAAGGTATTGGTATTTTTGAACCAGACCTTGAACCGGGTACAGAGATACAATTTATGTTAAGAGATACGGCAAAGATGATAGAATCCGCAAAGAGAAATTCCGCAGAATTAATGGAGCAAATAAAAGCAGGTGGGAGAGAGTCTCTTTTTGGAATGTATATTGATTGTGCAGGACGGACAGCCACTTATTCAAATACCACAACCGAGGAAGCCTCAGTAGTCCAGGAAGTGTTTAACCAATATAATACTCCGTTATTAGGTTTTTATTCTGGAGTTGAAGTTGCCCCCCTCCTTCAAAAAAGCAGGGGACTAGATTGGACGGGGGTCTTGATTGTCTTAGCTAAGGAATGA
- a CDS encoding response regulator: MAEEYKTPEERCAELERLLEEAREEARYYHKIAEDTGRRRLREIDQLSRLITERKRVEEEKKRLEAQFHRAQKMEAIGTLAAGIAHDFNNLLMGVQGNVSLMLLDIDSSRPHYKKLQDIQRQVQGGAKLTGQLLGYARKGRYEVKPIDLNRLVNEVSETFGRTRKEINIHCELAEDLLAIEADQGQIEQVLLNLFVNAADAMPGGGDLILKTRNTTYEEMRGNPYDLKPGHYVLLTVTDTGIGMDKKTMERIFDPFFTSKELGRGTGLGLASVYGIIKGHDGYIGVDSNKGYGTTFSIYMSASEKAVQESVKTTEDFVKRTGTILVVDDEEVIRKIGQAMLRATGYRALTARDGIEAVEVYKNHRDDIDLVLLDMVMPNMGGGKAYDTLKEINPDIKVLLSSGYSIEGQATEILNRGCNGFIQKPFTIKQLSKKIGEILGNG, from the coding sequence ATGGCGGAAGAATATAAAACCCCGGAAGAAAGATGCGCTGAACTGGAAAGGCTGTTAGAGGAAGCAAGAGAAGAGGCCAGGTATTATCATAAGATCGCAGAGGACACGGGAAGGCGGCGTTTAAGGGAAATAGATCAGTTATCAAGACTCATCACCGAGCGCAAGCGGGTAGAGGAAGAAAAGAAGAGGCTTGAAGCTCAATTTCATCGCGCCCAGAAAATGGAGGCCATCGGTACTCTGGCTGCAGGTATTGCCCATGACTTTAATAATCTGCTTATGGGTGTCCAGGGTAATGTCTCATTGATGCTTTTGGACATCGATTCCTCACGCCCGCATTATAAAAAACTGCAAGACATCCAAAGACAAGTTCAAGGCGGGGCTAAGCTGACCGGGCAGCTTCTTGGATACGCCAGGAAGGGAAGATATGAGGTCAAGCCCATTGACTTAAACAGGTTAGTAAATGAGGTCTCCGAAACTTTTGGCAGAACCAGAAAGGAGATTAATATTCATTGCGAACTTGCGGAAGACCTTCTGGCCATAGAGGCAGATCAGGGGCAAATAGAGCAGGTACTATTAAATCTATTTGTGAATGCCGCGGATGCCATGCCCGGAGGTGGGGATCTTATTTTAAAAACTAGAAATACAACCTACGAGGAGATGAGAGGTAACCCATACGATCTAAAACCAGGCCATTATGTCCTGTTAACGGTTACCGACACAGGCATAGGGATGGACAAAAAGACCATGGAGCGCATTTTTGATCCCTTTTTTACGAGCAAGGAGTTAGGCCGGGGCACAGGTCTCGGATTGGCGTCTGTTTACGGCATCATAAAGGGCCATGACGGCTATATTGGCGTCGATTCCAATAAGGGGTACGGGACTACCTTCAGTATTTATATGTCTGCATCAGAAAAAGCGGTCCAGGAATCTGTCAAAACTACCGAGGATTTCGTTAAGAGAACTGGAACCATCCTCGTGGTAGACGATGAAGAGGTAATCCGAAAGATAGGCCAGGCTATGCTGCGGGCGACGGGCTACCGGGCACTCACAGCCAGAGACGGAATAGAGGCTGTCGAAGTTTATAAAAACCACCGGGATGACATAGACCTGGTCCTTTTAGACATGGTTATGCCCAACATGGGTGGCGGGAAAGCTTATGACACCCTTAAAGAAATTAATCCCGATATAAAGGTACTCCTTTCAAGTGGATACAGTATTGAGGGCCAGGCGACCGAGATATTGAATCGGGGTTGTAACGGCTTTATTCAGAAGCCGTTCACTATAAAGCAGTTGTCTAAAAAAATAGGAGAGATTCTGGGGAATGGATAG